In Fluviicola sp., the sequence GCAACGGAAATGGCCAATCGCACCATGGACGGATTGATGACCCGCCAGCAAATGCTGGTGAGTTACAACCATGGATTCTTCATGGTCGCTTGTCTGATCCTGATCTGTATCCCGGTGGTATTCCTGATCCGCTACAAGAAAGGCGCAAAAGCTGTTGTAGCAGACGGACATTAAGTTTGAGTTACCCCTAATAATAAACAGAAAAGCCTCTCTTCGGATTAAACCGAGGGAGGTTTTTTTAACCACATAGAATCATAGAATACATAGGATATATTTGTATCGTATTTTCTAATCAAACTTTACAAAAATCTATGTGACCTATATGCCTATGTGGTTTTAATTCGCCAACTTTTACTACTTTTGCACCTCCTGTTGAAACAACAATTCAAACACATTGATTTTTATCAAATAACATTCATTCTTCAGGAAAAAATACCAATTTTATTTACATGAAAATACTCGTATCCTATTTAAAGCGCTACAAAGGACTTGTGTTCCTTTCCATGATACTAGCCAGTATCAACCAGTCATTCTCACTCTTAGACCCTTACATTTTCGGAAAATTACTGGACAAGTATGCTACACGTCCGGGTGATTATACTCAGAACGAATTCCTGGCCGGAGTTGCCGGATTGATCGGGCTGGCAATCGGTGCTGCCATGGTGAGCCGTATTGCGAAAGCTTTCCAGGATTATACCGTGAACCTGACCATCCAAAAAGTAGGTGCAGATATTTACACAGACGGACTGAAGCACACGCTGCAAATTCCATTCAGCGAATTTGAAGACAAACGAAGCGGGGAAACACTGAATGTTCTTCAAAAAGTGCGCATCGATAACGAACGCTTCATTATGAACTTCGTAAATATCCTGTTTACCTCTTTGGTCGGATTGGTTTTCGTGGTCGTTTATGCCTTAAGCGTTCACCCGGGATTAATCGTTGTTTATCTGGGTTCCGCTTTATTGCTGAGCTACATTACCAATCAATTGTCGAAGCGTATTAAGAAGGTTCAAACCACGATTGTAAAGGAAACCAACCAACTGGCGGGAAGCACCACGGAAAGTTTGCGCAACATCGAGCTGGTGAAAAGTTTGGGGTTGGCTACGCAGGAAACAGAGCGTTTGAACGACACTACACGCAGAATTCTTTCACTGGAACTAAAGAAAGTACGCCAGGTAAGAAGTATTTCCTTTATCCAGGGAACATTTGTAAACTTCATGCGCCAGTCCATCATGTTCTTCCTGATGTACCTGATCTTCAAAGATACGTTGACAGTTGGTCAGATCATGACTTTGCAATTCTATTCCTTCTTCATTTTCGGGCCTTTGCAGGAAGTTGGGAACGTAATTATTTCCTACCGCGAAGCAGAAGCTTCTTTGAACAATTTCGAACAAATTATCAATACACCGATAGAAGTGAAACCTGCGGTACCGGCAAAATTGAATGCCATTGAAAAACTGGCTTTCCACAACGTAGGTTTCCGTCACAAAACAGCTTCTTATGATGCTTTGAGCAACATTTCTTTCGAGGTCAATAAAGGCGAAACGATCGCATTCGTCGGGCCGAGTGGTTCGGGGAAAAGTACACTTGTAAAACTCCTGGTGGGGTTGTACAGCGCACCAACCGGCGACATCAGCTACAACGGAGTCAGCAGTACCGAAATCGACAAAGAAGAGCTGCAGCAGCAATTGGGGTTTGTGACCCAGGACACGCAGCTATTCTCCGGAACGATCAAAGAAAACCTGTTGTTTGTAAAACCGGACGCAACGGACGAAGAAATCAGTGACGCTTTACGAAAAGCTTCTTGTGAGAACCTCATTGCACGCAGTGAAAATGGTGTCGACACGGTAATCGGTGAAGGCGGAATGAAACTGAGCGGTGGTGAAAAACAGCGTTTGTCCATTGCCAGAGCTTTATTACGTCGCCCGAGACTGATGGTTTTCGATGAGGCAACTTCAGCCCTGGATTCCATTACGGAAGAAGCTATTTCCAATACGATCCGTGAAATTACCGATCAGAAAGAACACATTACCGTCCTGATCGCGCACCGTTTGTCAACGATTATGCATGCGGACCGCATTTTCGTACTGGAAAAAGGGCTCATTATCGAAACCGGGAAACACAGTGAATTACTGGACGAAAAAGGTTTGTATTACGCCATGTGGAGACAACAGATCGGTGAGCGCCGGGAAGTAGTTACTGAATGATATAAAATGGGATTTATCCGAACACGTAGGGATGCGATGCATCGCGTCCCTACGTGTTTTTACAACAAATAATATTCATCGCGCACACCGATCAATAACTCTTCCAGTTTTTCCAGATCCGGTTCCTGCGGCAGCGGACTTTTCTCAAATAATTCCTCGATCAGCTGCACCTTTTCTTCGGCACGGGTTAACAAGTCTTCGTATTCGAATTTTCCTTCGCGGATACTCATCAAAAATTCCCGGTCGTTCCGGCGCACGAAAATCTTTCCTTCCCGGGCAATTTCTTCAGCCATATGCAGCAACCGGAAAGTGTGCATCATGTTTTTTGCATCGTAGTTCTTCCCGTGAGAAATGGTGCTTTGATAACGACTTTCATTCCGTTTGCCAATCCACTCCCAATATTGTGCATATTCTTTGCAATGGATCGAATAAGCGTCTTTATTGAAGCTCATAAGTCCCAAGGGTTGAATTCCTTTCGGAATAGAACTCAATGAAACATCGTTTGAATCCGGACCGGAATAAATACCTTTCAGAAAACCGCTTTCCAACTGGGAATTATGGAACAAAGCATATGCATCGCGCATGTGCGGAATTTTCACCAACCCGCAATCTGATTGGTTAAAATTCCGGTCGGAAAGCCACTTTGCTACCGGAACTACTTGCATCCCATCAATCACGTAACAAAAATCGGGGATTTCCTTTCTCTCCGGTTCAACCGGATTACTAATCTTCTTGTTTAATCCTCTTGCCTTCTTGATCTGTGACTGCGCATATCCTGCAAAGGTTTGACAGCATAATTCAGACAAGAAATCTTCGGCCTTCAAATCGGCAATTAATGGATGTTTAAACAAAATGCAATCATCCGGAGTTGCCAGCAATTCCAGGATTGTCGGGTTGTTTTTCCCCAACAGGTCTATGAATTTCTTCCATTCGAAATAAACGATATCGTTCGATTCATTTGCTACCTGGTCATTGAAGTGCGAACCGTAAAAAACAGTTTTCGGAGAGACAAAAATCCCTTTGTAATCCGTATCTGATTGAGGCGTGTTCAGTCCATAAGCCCTGCTTCCACTGATGCATTGCAACAGCAAGTGTTTGCGTTCATCATGCAAATCCTGAATGTTCAGCATCACTTTTCTCCCAGGATTTTAAGGAACAGTTCGTCCAGGTCAATCCGTTTTTCCTGGCGCGATTTCAATGAATTCGATTCGTTTTCTGCCCGCAGGAATTGCTCTGCAATAAAATCGTTCAGCAACGGCTCTTTCGGATGAATATAGTTTTCATTCTTTCCCGACTTTAATTCGATCAGCTCTTCGATGCGTTTTCTCAAAGCAGGATCGATTTCCAGTTCGTACAACATCGTCTGGAATACAATCGGAGGCGTAGTTCCTTTGTCCAGGATCCATTTACAGGCAAATGCTGCGCGCAATGCATAGAACAATTTCTTCAGTTTCACCTCATCTTCATCCTTCACATCGTCGAAGCTGTTTCTGCCCATGCTCAGGTAATGGTAAATCGTTGCAATAGGAGAAAAACACGCCTCGGCAGCAGGTTTCATCAGCTCCAGGAATCCCGGTTCTTCACAATAAACAATCGGTGATTGCAAACGTTCCAGCAATGCTGCATTCGATTTCCACAATAAGCGCAAACATTTGCGGATATCCCAGCCGGTAATGTCCAGATCACCGTCGTTCAGCATGGTTTCGATCGTGTCTTTTTTCTCAGAAATGGTCAAATACCAGTTGCGTTCGTGCTTGTAAATCATGCGCACGTCATAATCGCTGTCCGGTGAAGGAAAACCCCAGGCTCGCGAACCTGTTTCACAGGCAAAAAGCACTTTGATATTTTTTTCTTGCTCAATTTTGGCAATGGTTTCGATGATCGTAGATCTCATGGGATAAAGATGGTAAAAGTTTTGGAAACACGTACATTAATCCATGAAAGGCTTGCATTAGTAAGATGCCGGGTAAATCGAAATTACCAGTAGGGGTGTAAAATTTTACATCCCTACTGGTTTTATCCCAAATTGATTTATCTAACTTCGTACTATATTCATGCTAACATGCGCATTTTCATCTACATCTACATTTTTGCCGCCCTGATGCTTTCCTTCGGGTCGCTGATCATGGAAACGTATCCGGCACTGTTTTTCATCAACTTGTTTGCTCCGAATCCAGGTGACAAATACCCGGTTGGTATCACCGGATTGGTAACGCTTTTAGTACTGCTATTGCCCATGATAGCTCTACTGTTTATCCTGAAAGTCATCCGGAACCGGAAAAGCAGTGAGACCGGCTATTTAATCGACGATGATTACTTCAATAAAAGCGGTATTCATTTCATGCGGGAGAAACAAATGCAAAACCGCCTGATTGCCAGCCCGGTCTTTATCAATGGCGAAGAACGCGGCCGCATT encodes:
- a CDS encoding ABC transporter ATP-binding protein produces the protein MKILVSYLKRYKGLVFLSMILASINQSFSLLDPYIFGKLLDKYATRPGDYTQNEFLAGVAGLIGLAIGAAMVSRIAKAFQDYTVNLTIQKVGADIYTDGLKHTLQIPFSEFEDKRSGETLNVLQKVRIDNERFIMNFVNILFTSLVGLVFVVVYALSVHPGLIVVYLGSALLLSYITNQLSKRIKKVQTTIVKETNQLAGSTTESLRNIELVKSLGLATQETERLNDTTRRILSLELKKVRQVRSISFIQGTFVNFMRQSIMFFLMYLIFKDTLTVGQIMTLQFYSFFIFGPLQEVGNVIISYREAEASLNNFEQIINTPIEVKPAVPAKLNAIEKLAFHNVGFRHKTASYDALSNISFEVNKGETIAFVGPSGSGKSTLVKLLVGLYSAPTGDISYNGVSSTEIDKEELQQQLGFVTQDTQLFSGTIKENLLFVKPDATDEEISDALRKASCENLIARSENGVDTVIGEGGMKLSGGEKQRLSIARALLRRPRLMVFDEATSALDSITEEAISNTIREITDQKEHITVLIAHRLSTIMHADRIFVLEKGLIIETGKHSELLDEKGLYYAMWRQQIGERREVVTE
- a CDS encoding nucleotidyltransferase domain-containing protein; this translates as MLNIQDLHDERKHLLLQCISGSRAYGLNTPQSDTDYKGIFVSPKTVFYGSHFNDQVANESNDIVYFEWKKFIDLLGKNNPTILELLATPDDCILFKHPLIADLKAEDFLSELCCQTFAGYAQSQIKKARGLNKKISNPVEPERKEIPDFCYVIDGMQVVPVAKWLSDRNFNQSDCGLVKIPHMRDAYALFHNSQLESGFLKGIYSGPDSNDVSLSSIPKGIQPLGLMSFNKDAYSIHCKEYAQYWEWIGKRNESRYQSTISHGKNYDAKNMMHTFRLLHMAEEIAREGKIFVRRNDREFLMSIREGKFEYEDLLTRAEEKVQLIEELFEKSPLPQEPDLEKLEELLIGVRDEYYLL
- a CDS encoding nucleotidyltransferase domain-containing protein codes for the protein MRSTIIETIAKIEQEKNIKVLFACETGSRAWGFPSPDSDYDVRMIYKHERNWYLTISEKKDTIETMLNDGDLDITGWDIRKCLRLLWKSNAALLERLQSPIVYCEEPGFLELMKPAAEACFSPIATIYHYLSMGRNSFDDVKDEDEVKLKKLFYALRAAFACKWILDKGTTPPIVFQTMLYELEIDPALRKRIEELIELKSGKNENYIHPKEPLLNDFIAEQFLRAENESNSLKSRQEKRIDLDELFLKILGEK
- a CDS encoding DUF2846 domain-containing protein, whose amino-acid sequence is MRIFIYIYIFAALMLSFGSLIMETYPALFFINLFAPNPGDKYPVGITGLVTLLVLLLPMIALLFILKVIRNRKSSETGYLIDDDYFNKSGIHFMREKQMQNRLIASPVFINGEERGRIDSGKKLFIELQPGTYEVEAGRKGERSDKLVVQVQANQHAQVSIQIVPAGLKSKHVLDTM